The Pseudomonas extremaustralis genome contains a region encoding:
- a CDS encoding efflux RND transporter permease subunit, with translation MSSHHNDKATLLERLIFNNRPAVIVICLLVSIFLFWQATLIRPSTSFEKMIPLKHPFIEKMLEHRNDLANLGNTVRISVEAKDGDIFTKEYMETLRQINDEVFYISGVDRSGLKSLWSPSVRWTEVTEEGFAGGEVIPQSYNGSQESLDQLRNNVLKSGQVGRLVANDFKSSIVDIPLLESYPDPQDQGKLLALDYRKFSHELEDKIRDKFEAQNPNVKIHIVGFAKKVGDLIDGLVMVVLFFGIAFVITLVLLLWFTNCLRSTVAVLSTTLVAVVWQLGLMHFFGFGLDPYSMLVPFLIFAIGISHGVQKINGIALQSSDADNALTAARRTFRQLFLPGMIAILADAVGFITLLIIDIGVIRELAIGASIGVAVIVFTNLILLPVAISYAGISKRAIARSKKDAHREHPFWRLLSRFASPKVAPVSVLLALVAFGGGLWYSQHLKIGDLDQGAPELRPDSRYNKDNNFIISNYSTSSDVLVVMVKTKAEGCSRYEAMAPIDQLMWKMQNTEGVQSAISLVTVSKQMIKGMNEGNLKWETLSRNPDVLNNSIARADGLYNNNCSLAPVLVFLNDHKAETLDRAVHAVQEFAKENNKDGLEFILAAGNAGIEAATNEVIKESELTILILVYLCVATMCMITFRSWAATLCIVLPLVLTSVLGNALMAFIGIGVKVATLPVVALGVGIGVDYGIYIYSRLESFLRAGLPLQEAYYQTLKSTGKAVLFTGLCLAIGVCTWIFSAIKFQADMGLMLTFMLLWNMFGALWLLPALARFLIKPEKLAGQKGNSLFAH, from the coding sequence ATGAGCAGTCATCACAACGATAAAGCGACCCTTCTTGAGCGCCTGATCTTCAACAACCGCCCGGCAGTGATCGTGATCTGCCTGCTGGTGAGTATTTTCCTGTTCTGGCAGGCGACGTTGATTCGCCCGTCCACCAGCTTCGAAAAGATGATCCCCCTCAAGCACCCCTTCATCGAAAAGATGCTGGAGCACCGCAACGACCTGGCCAACCTGGGCAACACCGTGCGCATCTCGGTGGAGGCCAAGGACGGTGACATCTTCACCAAGGAGTACATGGAGACCCTGCGCCAGATCAACGACGAGGTGTTCTACATTTCCGGCGTCGATCGCTCGGGCCTCAAGTCGCTGTGGAGCCCCAGCGTGCGCTGGACCGAAGTGACCGAAGAAGGCTTTGCCGGCGGTGAAGTGATCCCCCAGAGCTATAACGGTTCCCAGGAAAGTCTCGATCAGTTGCGCAACAACGTGCTCAAGTCTGGCCAGGTCGGGCGCCTGGTGGCCAACGACTTCAAGTCGAGCATCGTCGACATCCCGCTGCTGGAGTCCTACCCGGACCCGCAGGACCAGGGCAAGTTGCTGGCCCTGGACTACCGCAAGTTCTCCCATGAACTCGAAGACAAGATCCGCGACAAGTTCGAGGCGCAGAACCCCAACGTCAAGATCCACATCGTCGGTTTCGCCAAGAAGGTCGGCGACCTGATCGATGGCCTGGTGATGGTCGTGCTGTTCTTCGGCATTGCCTTCGTCATCACCCTGGTGCTGTTGCTGTGGTTCACCAACTGCCTGCGCAGCACCGTCGCGGTGTTGAGCACGACGCTGGTGGCGGTGGTCTGGCAACTGGGCCTGATGCACTTCTTCGGCTTCGGCCTCGACCCCTATTCGATGCTGGTGCCGTTCCTGATCTTCGCCATCGGGATCTCCCACGGCGTGCAGAAGATCAACGGTATCGCCCTGCAATCGAGCGACGCGGACAACGCATTGACCGCCGCCCGGCGTACCTTCCGGCAACTGTTCCTGCCGGGGATGATCGCGATCCTGGCGGATGCGGTGGGGTTCATCACGCTGCTGATCATCGACATCGGCGTGATCCGCGAACTGGCCATCGGCGCCTCCATCGGCGTGGCGGTGATCGTGTTCACCAACCTGATCCTGCTGCCGGTGGCGATTTCCTATGCCGGCATCAGCAAGCGCGCCATCGCCCGGAGCAAGAAGGACGCGCACCGCGAACACCCGTTCTGGCGCCTGCTGTCCAGATTCGCCAGCCCCAAAGTCGCGCCGGTGTCGGTCCTGCTCGCGCTGGTCGCCTTCGGTGGCGGCCTCTGGTACAGCCAGCACCTGAAGATCGGCGATCTCGATCAAGGCGCGCCGGAACTGCGTCCGGACTCGCGCTACAACAAGGACAACAACTTCATCATCAGCAACTACTCCACCAGCTCCGATGTGCTGGTGGTGATGGTCAAGACCAAGGCCGAAGGCTGTTCGCGCTACGAGGCCATGGCGCCCATCGACCAGTTGATGTGGAAAATGCAGAACACCGAGGGCGTGCAGTCGGCGATCTCGCTGGTGACCGTATCCAAGCAGATGATCAAGGGCATGAACGAGGGCAACCTGAAATGGGAAACCCTGTCGCGCAACCCCGATGTACTGAACAACTCCATCGCCCGCGCCGATGGCCTGTACAACAACAATTGCTCCCTCGCGCCGGTGCTGGTGTTCCTCAACGACCACAAGGCCGAAACCCTCGACCGCGCTGTGCATGCGGTGCAGGAGTTCGCCAAGGAAAACAACAAGGACGGCCTGGAGTTCATCCTTGCCGCCGGTAACGCCGGGATCGAGGCGGCCACCAACGAGGTGATCAAGGAATCGGAACTGACCATCCTGATCCTGGTGTACCTGTGCGTGGCCACCATGTGCATGATCACCTTCCGTTCCTGGGCGGCGACCCTGTGCATCGTGCTGCCGCTGGTGCTGACCTCGGTGCTGGGTAACGCGCTGATGGCGTTCATAGGCATCGGCGTCAAGGTCGCGACCCTGCCGGTGGTGGCGTTGGGCGTGGGGATCGGCGTGGACTACGGCATCTACATCTACAGCCGCCTGGAAAGTTTCCTGCGTGCGGGCCTGCCGTTGCAGGAAGCCTATTACCAGACGCTCAAGTCCACCGGCAAGGCCGTGCTGTTCACCGGTTTGTGCCTGGCCATCGGCGTGTGCACCTGGATCTTCTCGGCCATCAAGTTCCAGGCCGACATGGGCCTGATGCTGACCTTCATGCTGTTGTGGAACATGTTCGGTGCGCTATGGCTGCTGCCGGCACTGGCGCGCTTCCTGATCAAACCGGAGAAGCTGGCGGGGCAGAAGGGCAATTCGCTGTTCGCCCACTGA
- a CDS encoding dermonecrotic toxin domain-containing protein, giving the protein MQTVIQQLLGSALSERYPALVVDLSTLQLAIPSTRQWQFRPLMAVVQDYLGGVAPLDFSDVGAQDYYLSERPPTRLKYPDATRSRLDIKAIETLIKELPQTLPTALQNALVEYWNADAERCRRLADALMDRLRIAAIRQVGLTAQARSTVDQLVTLPDREQRVARHGERAVYAYCLETLLTHDARQVTLLGPELVLTQTGNGVAPALLCTPAGAIEVFASMDDLLQAWGQRLAAQYSCDDILIRRYEPQGNVFDHQATMLLNRQQERLGAWRLPATNGFDALQTEYLALCDPEHYLSSPAMLAPAALEPLRAKLPAWLQQAGTAAQARYRRLSLGLASAKLRSGGRTFLSDIPDIRTFATEALRQALQKDAAGDAPDPDDLELIFAVAAGYPGTAGIVKHEHMSLTDLAIRNLAGRPHGELSIRHRQGLALPAWLTPQAVLGSGGLIEQVDIGQQYPRRLQTELLGDTPQARARETLFADQQSLQLPLLALELSLQNRHGLTLAGARRVEALMQPEMADQQVDGQRIVIRHLTLVRSTDATPDAVANMYLIEGEDPMSGPHLLYRPLYAEPLYEFASRAALFEAIATPGELQSSVLLWLSDAARPIYDHGGFREPHYVRFGLGDEFAVIRTPAPAHLGANGTNDELHQYLISGRLLQYLYTENANAMIRQADRESLSNHESRWQLLLEGGGLLFGSVLYPLLRGPAMLTGWLLSLIASFSMDIEALEADDPKVRELATVDLLLNLGQILLEGTPPTSALGAARRDIPALPLPARVAEQWPAPAGTRIREGVVHLPGVLPQPDKTVLDFSFAQARHRLTPEQQARLASFKVQRPATLPTAIEDGPHKGLYRDEPHWYARVAGEWFRVTLDGDTGVTVVDPDNPQRLGPPLRVDEQGNWSVDTRLRLRGGMPPKRIQAARLQRAQRIDELRAAYERFVSAQVAQQRTVDIAHSVMERASEDPRFTAAQQQSTRERFDKVLQEQTTDYLHILDAHKERQELGIPLPSSTLAALMENLVNNARKHVVVAEQERMALYSAHTQFLVQGPQLYLSVINAPARYEAFIKQSLAINERSIRWLEMRDRYRDELFNLGLPGAEGYARLVLDRPDEISALAVKDLQIRSLKLVVIKHLEHTLFETLDEVLTPLQSQVRTHSELNALELSAQERVTILQSLVERYGSALDALQGIGIINRDELESTYFSQLFTLVESLYQEAARQFAGELKPVVPAAKRPARRKTSMAGKPTKKIIRTARRGTLIGELKPVGNVEVVEVRDEVGNQLLDMYSQSGDEWVVYREQRPPQSPRPSRALSLIKGEARKLFAMLEAHLRRGKDYKKVSRHPQEVEEILHFEATRYTKLATELDQAIQAQPQAARLAADQALVTQMLAAAQQLIELGTELRIALCLELPPTHGNLDYLAAQKRAYVARWGERLQLSGERRDFIQEYAITDPKGQPLWYAHFHYPAVNTPKADYSAAHLKTREQRQVSYYTLLASAQGPQAVVNVHRGLIGKALAERLFLPLAP; this is encoded by the coding sequence TTGCAGACGGTAATCCAGCAATTGCTCGGCAGTGCATTATCGGAGCGCTATCCCGCCCTGGTCGTCGACCTGTCCACACTGCAACTGGCGATCCCAAGCACCCGGCAGTGGCAGTTCCGACCGCTGATGGCCGTGGTCCAGGATTACTTGGGCGGTGTCGCACCGTTGGACTTCAGCGACGTCGGGGCCCAGGACTATTACCTGTCCGAGCGCCCGCCGACACGCCTCAAATATCCCGATGCCACGCGCAGCCGCCTGGACATCAAAGCCATTGAAACGCTGATCAAGGAGTTGCCCCAGACACTGCCCACCGCCCTGCAAAACGCGTTGGTCGAGTATTGGAATGCCGATGCCGAGCGCTGTCGCCGGCTGGCGGATGCGTTGATGGACAGGCTGCGGATCGCGGCCATCCGCCAGGTCGGGCTGACGGCACAGGCCCGAAGCACCGTGGACCAACTGGTCACCCTCCCCGACCGTGAACAGCGGGTCGCGCGCCATGGCGAACGGGCGGTGTATGCCTATTGCCTGGAAACCCTCCTGACCCATGACGCCCGCCAAGTCACGCTGCTGGGCCCCGAACTGGTGCTCACCCAGACCGGCAACGGTGTCGCCCCGGCGCTGCTGTGTACACCGGCAGGCGCCATCGAAGTGTTCGCCTCCATGGACGACTTGCTGCAAGCCTGGGGGCAACGCCTGGCCGCGCAGTACAGCTGCGACGACATCCTGATCCGGCGTTACGAGCCCCAAGGCAATGTGTTCGACCATCAAGCAACGATGCTGCTCAACCGCCAACAGGAACGCCTGGGCGCCTGGCGCCTGCCCGCCACGAACGGATTCGACGCCCTGCAAACCGAATACCTGGCCCTCTGCGACCCCGAGCATTACCTGTCGTCCCCCGCGATGCTCGCACCAGCGGCCCTCGAGCCGCTGCGCGCCAAGTTGCCGGCCTGGTTGCAACAGGCCGGCACAGCCGCGCAAGCCCGTTACCGACGCCTGAGCCTGGGCTTGGCCAGCGCCAAACTGCGCAGCGGTGGCCGCACCTTTCTCAGTGATATTCCGGATATCCGCACCTTCGCCACCGAGGCCCTGCGCCAAGCGCTGCAAAAGGACGCGGCCGGGGACGCGCCCGACCCGGACGACCTGGAACTGATCTTTGCTGTCGCCGCCGGTTACCCCGGCACTGCCGGCATCGTGAAACACGAGCACATGAGCCTGACCGATCTGGCCATCCGAAACCTGGCCGGGCGGCCCCATGGCGAACTGAGCATTCGTCATCGCCAGGGCCTGGCCTTGCCCGCCTGGCTGACTCCGCAGGCCGTGCTCGGTAGCGGCGGGCTGATCGAACAAGTCGATATCGGCCAGCAGTACCCACGCAGGCTGCAAACCGAATTGCTCGGCGACACACCCCAGGCACGCGCACGCGAGACCCTGTTTGCCGACCAGCAGAGCCTGCAATTGCCGCTGCTGGCCCTGGAACTGAGCCTGCAAAACCGCCACGGGCTGACCCTGGCCGGCGCCCGCCGGGTCGAGGCGCTGATGCAGCCGGAGATGGCCGACCAGCAGGTGGACGGCCAACGTATCGTGATCCGGCACCTGACCCTGGTGCGTTCGACCGATGCCACGCCGGATGCGGTGGCCAATATGTACCTCATCGAAGGAGAAGACCCGATGAGCGGGCCGCATCTGCTTTACCGGCCGTTGTATGCCGAGCCCCTTTACGAGTTTGCCAGTCGCGCGGCGCTGTTCGAGGCGATTGCCACGCCGGGCGAGCTGCAATCGAGCGTGCTGCTGTGGCTGAGCGACGCCGCCCGGCCGATCTACGATCATGGTGGGTTTCGCGAACCCCACTATGTGCGTTTCGGCTTGGGCGATGAGTTTGCGGTGATACGCACACCCGCGCCCGCCCACCTGGGCGCCAACGGTACCAACGATGAGTTGCATCAGTACCTGATCAGCGGCCGGCTGTTGCAGTACCTGTACACCGAAAACGCCAACGCGATGATCCGCCAGGCCGACCGTGAATCCTTGTCCAACCACGAAAGCCGCTGGCAACTGCTGCTCGAAGGCGGCGGCCTGCTGTTCGGCAGCGTGTTGTATCCGCTCCTTCGGGGGCCGGCCATGCTCACCGGCTGGCTGTTGAGCCTGATCGCCAGTTTCTCGATGGACATCGAGGCATTGGAGGCCGACGATCCGAAAGTCCGCGAGCTGGCCACTGTCGATCTGCTGCTCAACCTCGGGCAGATCCTGCTGGAGGGCACGCCACCGACCAGCGCACTCGGGGCTGCCCGCCGTGACATCCCAGCCCTGCCCTTGCCTGCGCGTGTTGCCGAACAGTGGCCTGCGCCTGCGGGAACGCGAATCCGCGAAGGGGTGGTGCACCTGCCCGGCGTGCTGCCCCAGCCCGACAAGACCGTGCTGGATTTCAGCTTTGCCCAGGCACGTCACCGCCTCACGCCCGAACAGCAGGCGCGTCTGGCGAGCTTCAAGGTGCAACGCCCGGCCACCTTGCCCACCGCGATTGAGGACGGGCCGCACAAGGGGCTGTACCGTGACGAGCCGCACTGGTACGCGCGGGTGGCGGGTGAATGGTTCCGGGTGACCCTGGATGGGGACACGGGGGTCACCGTGGTCGACCCCGACAACCCGCAGCGCCTGGGCCCGCCCTTGCGCGTCGACGAACAGGGCAACTGGTCGGTGGATACCCGCTTGCGCCTGCGTGGCGGCATGCCGCCCAAGCGCATCCAGGCCGCCCGTTTGCAGAGGGCGCAACGGATAGACGAGTTGCGCGCCGCCTATGAGCGATTCGTCAGCGCGCAAGTCGCCCAGCAACGCACGGTGGACATCGCCCATTCGGTCATGGAGCGCGCCAGCGAGGACCCACGGTTCACCGCCGCTCAGCAGCAAAGCACCCGCGAGCGCTTCGACAAAGTCCTGCAGGAACAGACCACTGACTACCTGCATATCCTGGACGCCCACAAAGAGCGCCAGGAACTGGGCATTCCGCTGCCCTCCTCGACCCTCGCCGCACTCATGGAAAACCTGGTCAACAACGCGCGCAAGCACGTAGTGGTCGCCGAACAGGAGCGCATGGCGCTCTACAGTGCCCACACGCAGTTCCTGGTCCAGGGCCCGCAGTTGTACCTGTCGGTGATCAACGCGCCGGCACGTTATGAAGCGTTCATCAAACAGTCGCTGGCCATCAACGAACGCTCGATCCGCTGGCTCGAAATGCGTGATCGCTACCGCGATGAGCTGTTCAACCTTGGCCTGCCCGGCGCCGAAGGGTACGCGCGACTGGTCCTGGACCGCCCTGACGAAATCAGTGCACTGGCGGTCAAGGACTTGCAGATTCGCAGCCTGAAACTGGTGGTGATCAAGCACCTCGAGCACACCTTGTTCGAGACCTTGGACGAGGTGCTCACACCGTTGCAATCCCAGGTGCGCACCCACAGTGAACTCAACGCTCTGGAGCTGTCCGCGCAAGAACGGGTGACGATCCTGCAGAGCCTGGTGGAACGCTACGGCAGCGCACTGGACGCTCTACAGGGAATCGGCATCATCAATCGCGACGAGCTTGAAAGCACTTACTTCAGCCAGTTGTTCACGCTGGTCGAAAGCCTTTACCAAGAGGCCGCCCGCCAATTCGCCGGAGAGCTAAAGCCCGTTGTCCCGGCGGCCAAGCGTCCGGCGCGGCGCAAGACGAGCATGGCGGGCAAACCCACGAAGAAAATCATTCGGACCGCACGCCGTGGCACCCTGATCGGCGAGCTCAAACCCGTCGGCAATGTCGAGGTCGTGGAGGTCCGGGACGAGGTCGGCAACCAATTGCTGGACATGTATTCGCAAAGTGGCGACGAGTGGGTCGTGTACCGCGAGCAGCGCCCTCCCCAGTCGCCCAGACCGAGCCGGGCCCTCAGCCTGATCAAGGGCGAGGCGCGCAAACTGTTTGCCATGCTCGAAGCGCACCTGCGGCGGGGCAAGGATTATAAAAAAGTCTCGCGCCACCCCCAGGAAGTCGAGGAGATCCTGCACTTCGAAGCGACCCGCTACACCAAGCTGGCCACCGAACTCGACCAGGCCATCCAGGCCCAGCCCCAGGCGGCGCGGCTGGCGGCCGACCAGGCGTTGGTTACGCAGATGCTGGCGGCGGCGCAGCAGTTGATTGAACTGGGGACCGAGTTGCGCATCGCGTTGTGCCTGGAACTGCCGCCGACCCACGGCAACCTCGACTACCTGGCGGCGCAGAAACGGGCCTATGTGGCGCGCTGGGGAGAACGCTTGCAGTTAAGCGGCGAGCGGCGGGATTTCATCCAGGAATATGCGATCACCGATCCGAAAGGACAGCCGCTGTGGTATGCGCATTTTCACTACCCGGCCGTCAACACGCCGAAAGCCGACTACAGCGCCGCCCACCTCAAGACCCGTGAGCAGCGCCAAGTCAGTTACTACACGTTGCTGGCCAGCGCCCAGGGACCCCAGGCGGTGGTGAATGTACATCGCGGGCTGATCGGCAAGGCGTTGGCCGAACGCTTGTTCCTGCCCCTGGCGCCGTAG
- a CDS encoding DUF5629 family protein → MTAANLPTELASSDMLEIDGLYAFDFTLDDQKLLIVCMDGRAEKRWSFSAAQLQAATFDEALQSWTLTGDSGEHRLVCMTAVTGNNNDEDDEHDDA, encoded by the coding sequence ATGACTGCTGCCAACCTGCCGACTGAACTTGCCTCCAGCGACATGCTCGAAATTGACGGCCTGTACGCCTTCGATTTCACCCTCGACGATCAAAAGCTACTGATCGTGTGCATGGATGGCCGCGCTGAAAAACGCTGGTCGTTCAGTGCCGCGCAACTACAGGCCGCGACCTTTGATGAAGCCTTGCAAAGCTGGACCCTCACCGGTGATTCGGGCGAACACCGCCTGGTGTGCATGACGGCGGTCACCGGCAACAATAACGACGAGGACGACGAGCATGATGATGCGTAA
- a CDS encoding lactonase family protein, with translation MMMRKFWPLLMAGSVGAMSVQAAPVDTYELLVGSYTAGSSEGIYRLQFDSRTGRFQGQPVLAAKAANPSWLTVSRDQSHLFVVNENGPGQKDPVGRVSSYRIDPKNHQLTLINQVQSLGSEPTHSSVAADGRYLFVANYSVLEDPGGSLAVLPVDAEGKLSAPVQLSGHPASRVNPERQASNHVHSVVSSPDGKYVFVQDLGADKVFAYRYDPKANPEQPLTPADPASVQLPPGSGPRHLLFSADGKHAWLTTEMSAQVAVFDYQDGKLTQTQLVDFAAGQPLADKAGAALHASSDGKFLYVSNRGTANQIVVFGIDPATAHLKEVQRRSVEGDHPREFSLDPSGKFLLIANQKSNQIVVVERDPKTGLLGKTVQTLAMDAPSDLKFLVRQ, from the coding sequence ATGATGATGCGTAAATTCTGGCCCCTGCTGATGGCCGGCAGCGTTGGCGCGATGTCGGTGCAGGCCGCACCGGTCGACACCTATGAACTGCTGGTGGGCAGCTACACCGCCGGCAGCAGCGAAGGGATCTACCGCCTGCAATTCGACAGCCGCACCGGCCGGTTCCAGGGCCAGCCGGTGCTGGCGGCGAAAGCGGCCAACCCGTCGTGGCTGACGGTCTCCAGGGACCAGAGCCATCTGTTCGTGGTCAATGAAAACGGCCCTGGCCAGAAAGACCCGGTCGGCCGCGTGAGCAGCTACCGCATCGACCCGAAGAATCATCAACTGACGCTCATCAATCAGGTGCAGAGCCTGGGCAGCGAGCCGACCCATTCCAGCGTCGCCGCCGATGGGCGCTACCTGTTCGTCGCCAACTATTCAGTGCTGGAAGATCCGGGCGGCAGCCTGGCGGTTCTGCCGGTGGACGCCGAAGGCAAGCTGTCGGCACCGGTGCAGCTGAGCGGGCACCCGGCCAGCCGGGTCAACCCCGAGCGCCAGGCCTCCAACCATGTGCACTCGGTGGTGTCGTCGCCGGATGGCAAGTACGTGTTCGTTCAGGACCTGGGCGCGGACAAGGTGTTTGCCTACCGCTACGATCCCAAGGCCAACCCTGAACAGCCACTGACTCCGGCCGATCCCGCTTCTGTGCAGTTGCCACCGGGCAGCGGCCCGCGTCACCTGCTGTTCAGCGCCGATGGCAAGCATGCCTGGCTGACCACCGAGATGAGCGCCCAGGTCGCGGTGTTCGATTACCAGGATGGCAAGCTCACCCAGACCCAATTGGTAGATTTCGCCGCCGGACAGCCGCTGGCCGACAAGGCCGGCGCCGCGTTGCACGCCTCCAGTGATGGCAAATTCCTGTATGTGAGCAACCGTGGCACGGCCAACCAGATCGTGGTGTTCGGCATCGACCCGGCGACCGCCCATCTCAAGGAAGTCCAGCGACGGTCCGTGGAAGGCGACCACCCGCGTGAATTCAGCCTCGACCCCAGCGGCAAGTTCCTGCTGATCGCCAATCAGAAAAGCAACCAAATCGTGGTGGTCGAACGTGACCCCAAGACCGGCCTGCTGGGTAAAACCGTGCAGACATTGGCGATGGATGCCCCCAGCGACCTCAAGTTCCTGGTGCGTCAATAA